In Rhinolophus ferrumequinum isolate MPI-CBG mRhiFer1 chromosome 7, mRhiFer1_v1.p, whole genome shotgun sequence, the following proteins share a genomic window:
- the ZNF622 gene encoding cytoplasmic 60S subunit biogenesis factor ZNF622 yields the protein MATATYTCITCRVAFDDAEMQRAHYKTDWHRYNLKRKVADMAPVTAEGFQERVRAQRAVAEQESKGTATYCTVCSKKFACFNAYENHLKSRRHVELEKKAVNREVEMMNEKNLEKGLGVDSVDKDAVNAAIQQAIKAQPSPKKAPPAPQNEAGSPAAAAAEGGRVTDDRDAAEKPPRLQWFEQQARKLAKQQGEEDGGEAEGLDGDDWEDIDSDEELDCEDAESLDELEQEAEEEDAGGRAPLGAIPITDCLFCPHHSSCLMKNVAHMTKIHSFFIPDIEYLSDLKGLIRYLGEKVGVGKICLWCNEKGKSFYSTEAVQAHMNDKSHCKLLTEGDAALEFADFYDFRSSYPDHKDGEEPPETDELSSDKTLEYDDETMELILPSGARVGHRSLMRYYKQRFGLSRAVAVAKNQKAVGRVLQQYRALGWTGSTGAALRSQRDMQYVQRMKSKWMLKTGMKNNATKQMHFRAQVMF from the exons ATGGCGACGGCGACGTACACCTGCATCACCTGCCGGGTGGCGTTCGACGACGCGGAGATGCAGCGGGCCCACTACAAGACGGATTGGCACCGCTACAACCTGAAGCGAAAGGTGGCGGACATGGCCCCGGTCACCGCCGAGGGCTTCCAGGAGCGCGTGCGGGCGCAGCGGGCCGTGGCGGAGCAGGAGAGCAAGGGCACGGCCACCTACTGCACTGTGTGCAGTAAGAAGTTTGCGTGTTTCAATGCCTACGAGAACCACCTCAAGTCCCGGCGGCATGTGGAGCTGGAGAAGAAGGCGGTGAATCGGGAGGTGGAGATGATGAATGAAAAGAACTTGGAGAAGGGGCTGGGCGTGGACAGCGTGGACAAGGATGCCGTGAACGCGGCCATCCAGCAGGCCATCAAGGCCCAGCCGTCTCCCAAGAAGGCCCCCCCAGCGCCTCAGAACGAGGCCGGGAgtcccgcggcggcggcggcggagggaGGACGTGTGACCGACGACCGAGACGCGGCCGAGAAACCTCCCCGGCTGCAGTGGTTTGAACAGCAGGCGAGGAAGCTGGCGAAGCAGCAGGGCGAGGAGGACGGGGGCGAGGCGGAGGGCCTGGACGGAGACG ATTGGGAAGATATTGATTCTGATGAAGAATTGGACTGTGAGGATGCTGAATCGCTGGACGAGTTGGagcaggaagcagaggaggaagacGCTGGGGGACGCGCCCCCCTTGGTGCCATCCCTATCACGGACTGCTTATTTTGTCCCCATCATTCAAGCTGTCTTATGAAGAATGTGGCTCATATGACTAAAATCCACAGCTTCTTTATTCCTGATATAGAATATCTTTCGGACCTTAAAGGACTGATTCGGTATTTGG gAGAGAAAGTTGGTGTTGGGAAGATTTGCTTGTGGTGCAACGAGAAGGGAAAATCGTTCTACTCCACAGAAGCTGTACAGGCGCACATGAATGACAAAAGCCACTGTAAGCTCCTCACAGAGGGTGATGCTGCTTTGGAATTCGCAGACTTCTATGATTTTAG GAGTAGCTACCCAGATCACAAAGATGGGGAGGAGCCCCCTGAGACTGACGAGTTGTCCTCTGACAAGACCTTGGAATATGATGACGAAACCATGGAGCTGATTCTGCCTTCTG GTGCCAGAGTGGGTCATCGCTCCTTGATGAGATACTATAAACAGCGATTTGGCTTGTCAAGAGCTGTGGCAGTTGCCAAGAATCAGAAGGCCGTGGGCCGCGTACTCCAGCAGTACAGAGCCCTGGGATGGACTGGCAGCACAG GGGCAGCTCTCAGGAGCCAGCGGGACATGCAGTATGTCCAGAGGATGAAGTCCAAGTGGATGCTGAAGACAGGCATGAAGAACAACGCCACCAAGCAGATGCACTTCAGGGCCCAGGTGATGTTCTGA